A single region of the Garra rufa chromosome 6, GarRuf1.0, whole genome shotgun sequence genome encodes:
- the gpr183b gene encoding G-protein coupled receptor 183-B: MMSPDLAQNVSCHNLYDHRPVARVLIPLAYSIICPVGLLGNALALHVIFKNITKLNSITLYSANLAVSDILFCLSLPLRAVYYGLGFHWPLGEGLCKAIALLFYLNCYAGVNFMTCLAVDRFVALVFPLKLAKMRKVNNARLVCLAIWLVVLAQTLPLLTVNLTKMESDSSITCMEYPNFEGLFKGLPYMLIVGVVLGFGVPVVTIIVCYSIVTRKLHLAAKSNRLTERSGRTKKARGVIAGVVFVFLVCFSPYHIDLLQYMIRKLIYDPDCTELQSFQISLHITVCLMNLNSCLDPFVYFFACKGYKQKLMRMMKWQVGTHFSSVGRTSPESSGTGDVLGTRRSTGIKMNTIREGQ, encoded by the coding sequence ATGATGAGCCCAGATTTAGCGCAAAACGTCTCTTGCCACAACTTATATGACCATCGTCCAGTGGCCCGAGTTCTCATCCCTCTGGCCTACTCCATCATATGTCCAGTGGGACTTTTAGGCAACGCCCTGGCTCTTCATGTGATCTTCAAGAACATCACCAAACTTAATTCCATCACGCTTTATTCCGCCAACCTGGCCGTGTCTGATATCCTGTTCTGCCTGTCCCTTCCACTTCGAGCCGTTTACTACGGCCTCGGCTTCCACTGGCCCCTAGGGGAAGGACTATGTAAAGCCATAGCACTGCTCTTCTATTTAAACTGCTATGCCGGGGTAAACTTCATGACCTGTCTGGCAGTGGATCGTTTTGTGGCGCTGGTGTTTCCTCTGAAGCTGGCGAAAATGAGAAAGGTGAATAATGCACGGTTAGTGTGTCTGGCCATATGGCTGGTGGTGTTGGCCCAGACCTTGCCTCTCCTGACCGTTAACTTAACCAAAATGGAGTCGGACAGCAGCATCACCTGTATGGAATACCCCAACTTTGAAGGTCTTTTCAAAGGGCTGCCCTACATGCTGATCGTGGGGGTAGTTTTAGGCTTCGGAGTACCAGTGGTCACAATTATCGTTTGCTATTCAATAGTAACCCGTAAGCTACATCTAGCAGCCAAGTCGAACCGACTCACGGAACGTTCTGGAAGGACCAAAAAAGCAAGAGGAGTGATCGCAGGAGTGGTGTTTGTGTTTCTGGTGTGTTTCAGCCCATACCATATAGACCTTCTGCAATACATGATCCGAAAACTTATCTACGATCCAGACTGCACAGAGCTACAGTCCTTTCAGATATCCCTGCATATTACAGTGTGTCTTATGAACTTGAATTCCTGCCTGGATCCCTTTGTTTACTTTTTTGCATGTAAAGGCTACAAGCAGAAGCTTATGAGAATGATGAAATGGCAGGTTGGCACCCACTTCTCCAGTGTTGGGAGAACCTCGCCTGAAAGTTCAGGCACAGGAGATGTGCTCGGCACACGTCGCAGCACCGGAATAAAAATGAACACTATTAGAGAAGGTCAGTAG